AGCATGTCGAGGACCACGCGGTCCACGCTGCCGGGCGCCTCGGCCTTGACGACCTCGTCCTGGAAGTCGCCGAGGCTGATCTGCCAGGCCGGGTGCGGGCCGCCGAAGATCGTCTCGACGTTGCCTCGGGCGATGTCCGCGAACTCCTCACGGCGTTCGAACGAGTGGAGGTAACCCAGGTCGCCGACGGCGCGGAGCAGGGAGATGGACAGCGCGCCGGAGCCGACTCCGGCTTCGACGACGCGCGCGCCCGGGAAGATGTCCGCCATGGTCACGATCTGACCGGCGTCCTTCGGGTAGACCACCGCCGCGCCGCGCGGCATCGAGAGGACGAAGTCGCTCAGGAGCGGACGCAGCGCCTGGTACTGCTGGCCGATGTTGTTCACGGCCACGCTGCCGTCGGGCTGGCCGATCAGGTCGTCATGATTCAGGAAGCCACGGTGGGTGTGGAACGCCCCGCCCCGTTCGAGGGTGATGGTGTTCATCCGCCCCTTCTCATCGGTGAGCTGGACCCTCTCGCCCACCCGGAACGGCCCACGGCGTCGAGCGGCGCCGACCGCCTGGCGGCCTTCCGCGGGGGTGGCCTGAGGGGTGTCCTGGTTGCTCATGGCGTGTTCCTTCTCCTGTGCGCCGCGTCGGGCACGCATGGGGGTTGGGCGAAATGTCCGGGAA
Above is a window of Arthrobacter sp. Y-9 DNA encoding:
- a CDS encoding tRNA (adenine-N1)-methyltransferase; this encodes MSNQDTPQATPAEGRQAVGAARRRGPFRVGERVQLTDEKGRMNTITLERGGAFHTHRGFLNHDDLIGQPDGSVAVNNIGQQYQALRPLLSDFVLSMPRGAAVVYPKDAGQIVTMADIFPGARVVEAGVGSGALSISLLRAVGDLGYLHSFERREEFADIARGNVETIFGGPHPAWQISLGDFQDEVVKAEAPGSVDRVVLDMLAPWECLDAVATVLAPGGVWINYVATATQLSRTAEAIRADGRFTEPDAWESMVRGWHLEGLAVRPNHRMVGHTGFLLVTRRLADGVDGLTLKKRAKTEFTEEDMNAWTPASVGERPYSDRKLRRAARDAMAGTQVEDPEEPHSGE